From the Leptolyngbya sp. O-77 genome, one window contains:
- a CDS encoding DUF433 domain-containing protein, translating to MSKLLERITVNPRQCGGRPCIRGMRIRVSDVLDLFAAGLSAEEILEDLPDLEMDDLRASLTYAARKLNHPILVA from the coding sequence ATGTCAAAGCTACTTGAACGAATTACAGTAAATCCCAGGCAATGTGGTGGTCGTCCCTGTATTCGTGGGATGAGAATTCGAGTATCTGATGTTTTAGATTTGTTCGCAGCAGGTTTAAGTGCTGAAGAGATTTTAGAAGACTTGCCAGATTTAGAAATGGATGATCTACGAGCCTCCCTAACCTATGCAGCACGTAAATTGAACCATCCTATATTGGTGGCATGA
- a CDS encoding DUF5615 family PIN-like protein: MTTIWIDAHLSPAIATWITDTFGITALALRDLGLRDAEDPEIFEAAKAQGVIFMTKDSDFVDLVERLGSPPQIIWLTCGNTSNARLREILSSVLPETLELLRSGEKLVEISGD; the protein is encoded by the coding sequence ATGACAACCATTTGGATCGATGCACATTTGTCTCCGGCGATAGCAACCTGGATCACAGATACCTTTGGGATTACAGCGTTGGCGTTACGGGATCTTGGTCTACGAGATGCAGAAGACCCTGAAATCTTTGAGGCTGCAAAGGCTCAAGGAGTAATTTTTATGACGAAAGATAGTGATTTTGTAGATTTAGTTGAGCGATTGGGATCACCACCGCAAATTATCTGGTTGACTTGCGGCAATACCTCAAATGCGAGGCTAAGGGAGATATTGAGTTCAGTTCTACCAGAAACACTAGAGTTGCTACGTTCTGGTGAAAAATTAGTAGAGATCAGTGGGGATTAG
- a CDS encoding ATP-binding protein, which produces MPNVSANLVEQALKFGKCVLLHDAKPDYGFVDRANTDPGVPAEIWRQFEQYGLRPREVPNVTRVGFYGLCDPNSVQTVIGFRASDFSPEILASLFFPYSNEQNQFEGFANAAHALREQVANGNRQFYSLDDITSEVERRIDNALPPLEQINQMVGSAILRKVGMRRRGMPWLDVIGQNIRQQPANRLRGSSLDGNRQRSVTAFSLEAFVQSGKLIVIDYSQMDEQSYALILSYFLRICQQYRKRPGQNSVGIVQMVDEAHRIFDNDSRHSSALERAFERVMREGRSVDHSIILSLQNTSQIPQRVMNNLNTKFVMRQNSKAEADAATQTMGKEFSPQAMRLGTGQALVSIYESKATVLAQMAPAPFELMRTDNTGARINHQPGDLVAVGDEIDF; this is translated from the coding sequence GTGCCTAATGTTTCGGCAAACCTTGTAGAACAAGCTCTTAAATTTGGAAAATGTGTTCTTCTACATGATGCCAAACCAGATTACGGCTTTGTTGATCGTGCAAATACAGATCCGGGTGTACCTGCTGAAATTTGGCGACAATTTGAGCAATATGGATTACGCCCTCGTGAAGTACCTAATGTGACACGAGTTGGATTTTACGGCTTGTGTGATCCTAATAGTGTACAAACGGTTATTGGCTTTCGTGCTTCAGATTTTTCTCCGGAAATTCTTGCAAGTCTATTTTTCCCTTATTCAAATGAGCAGAACCAGTTTGAAGGATTTGCAAATGCTGCACATGCCCTCCGTGAGCAAGTTGCTAACGGTAATCGTCAATTCTATTCACTAGATGATATTACTTCTGAGGTCGAAAGACGGATTGACAATGCCCTGCCACCTCTTGAACAGATAAACCAGATGGTGGGAAGTGCCATTCTTAGAAAAGTTGGTATGCGTCGGCGTGGTATGCCTTGGTTAGACGTGATTGGGCAAAATATCAGGCAACAGCCAGCTAATCGATTGAGAGGTTCCAGTTTAGATGGTAATCGTCAGCGAAGTGTTACAGCGTTTAGTCTTGAAGCATTTGTTCAATCTGGGAAATTGATTGTAATTGACTACTCACAGATGGATGAACAATCCTATGCTTTGATTCTTTCCTATTTTCTGCGGATCTGCCAGCAATATCGTAAACGTCCCGGACAAAACTCAGTGGGAATTGTTCAAATGGTAGATGAAGCTCACCGGATTTTTGATAATGACTCTCGACACAGTTCTGCATTAGAACGTGCATTTGAGCGGGTAATGAGAGAAGGAAGATCGGTTGATCACTCAATCATTTTGAGTTTGCAAAATACCTCGCAGATTCCTCAGCGTGTTATGAACAACTTGAACACAAAATTTGTCATGCGACAGAACAGTAAGGCTGAGGCAGATGCTGCAACTCAAACGATGGGTAAGGAATTTTCTCCACAAGCAATGAGATTGGGTACTGGGCAAGCTCTTGTTTCGATATATGAGTCAAAGGCTACAGTTTTAGCACAAATGGCTCCAGCACCATTTGAACTGATGAGAACAGATAACACAGGTGCTAGGATTAACCATCAGCCAGGAGATTTAGTAGCTGTAGGAGATGAAATTGATTTCTAA
- the ileS gene encoding isoleucine--tRNA ligase has protein sequence MTATEPGSYKDTVNLPKTQFDMRANATQREPEIQKFWADNRIYEKLSRFNPGDPFVLHDGPPYANGALHIGHAMNKILKDTINKFQLLNGRKVRYVPGWDCHGLPIEVKVLQAMKPEERRSLTPIELRRRAKAWALEQQQQQCASFMRYGVWGDWQHPYLTLTPDYEAAQIGVFGQMVLKGYIYRGFKPVHWSPSSRTALAEAELEYPEGHVSRSIYAAFPVISLGDGATALQPYLGDLGVAVWTTTPWTIPANLAVAVNPGLTYAVVRDETGKLKDEQGIPFSHLIVAKDLVGRLAQVFGVELSVQTEISGKALEFSTYRHPLFDRESPIVIGGDYVTTESGTGLVHTAPGHGQDDFIVGQRYGLPVLSPVDDEGNFTVEAGPFAGLNVLGDANTAVIKALRDAGALLREEDYGHRYPYDWRTKKPTIFRATEQWFASVEGFREEALRAIKEVEWIPAQGENRITAMVGDRSDWCISRQRSWGVPIPVFYDEETNEPLLNADTISYVQKIFAERGSDAWWEMSVEELLPEPYRSNGRSYRKGFDTMDVWFDSGSSWAAVAQQREGLHYPVEMYLEGSDQHRGWFQSSLLTSVAVNGHAPYKTVLTHGFALDEQGRKMSKSLGNVVDPAIVIEGGKNQKEEPAYGADVLRLWVSSVDYTSDVPLGKNILKQMADVYRKIRNTARFLLGNLHDFDPATHAVAYDELPELDRYMLHRMTDVFADITDAFKTYEFFRFFQTVQNFCVVDLSNFYLDIAKDRLYISAADAPRRRSCQTVLAVAIENLARAIAPVLSHLAEDIWQFLPYKTPYLSVFESGWVKLEASWENPKLAAKWEKLRDLRTEVNKVLEQARNDKAIGSSLEAKVLLYVADADFRQQLEALNPASSLGGNGVDELRYLFLASQVELLDAPGILADLKYSAEAGDLSIGVVDAEGKKCDRCWNYSPHVGESAEHPLLCERCIPALEGEF, from the coding sequence GTGACAGCGACAGAACCCGGAAGCTACAAAGATACGGTCAACTTGCCCAAAACCCAATTCGACATGCGGGCCAACGCCACCCAGCGCGAGCCAGAAATTCAGAAATTTTGGGCCGACAACCGGATTTACGAAAAGCTGTCGCGGTTCAACCCTGGCGACCCCTTTGTGCTGCACGATGGCCCGCCCTACGCCAATGGGGCGCTGCACATCGGGCACGCCATGAACAAAATCTTGAAAGATACAATCAACAAGTTCCAACTGCTGAACGGGCGAAAGGTTCGCTACGTCCCTGGCTGGGACTGTCACGGGCTACCCATTGAGGTCAAAGTTCTGCAAGCCATGAAACCCGAAGAGCGGCGCAGCCTGACCCCGATTGAATTACGTCGCCGCGCCAAAGCCTGGGCCCTGGAACAGCAGCAGCAGCAGTGCGCCAGCTTTATGCGCTATGGCGTGTGGGGCGACTGGCAGCATCCCTACCTGACCCTCACACCCGACTACGAAGCTGCCCAGATCGGCGTGTTTGGGCAAATGGTGCTGAAAGGTTACATCTATCGCGGCTTCAAGCCTGTCCACTGGAGTCCCAGTTCCCGCACTGCCCTAGCTGAGGCCGAGTTGGAATATCCCGAAGGACATGTTTCCCGCAGCATCTACGCTGCCTTTCCGGTGATCAGCTTGGGCGACGGGGCGACAGCACTGCAACCTTACTTGGGCGACTTGGGCGTTGCGGTGTGGACGACGACCCCCTGGACGATTCCTGCGAACTTGGCGGTAGCCGTCAATCCTGGACTGACCTATGCCGTTGTCAGGGATGAAACCGGCAAGCTCAAAGACGAACAGGGAATCCCGTTTTCGCACCTGATTGTCGCCAAGGATCTGGTGGGACGACTGGCGCAGGTATTCGGTGTAGAACTCAGTGTACAGACAGAAATTTCGGGCAAGGCGCTGGAGTTTTCCACCTATCGCCATCCGCTGTTTGACCGGGAAAGTCCGATTGTCATTGGCGGCGATTATGTCACCACAGAATCTGGCACGGGGCTGGTGCATACGGCTCCGGGGCATGGTCAGGATGACTTTATCGTGGGACAGCGCTATGGCTTGCCGGTGCTGTCGCCTGTGGACGATGAGGGCAACTTTACGGTGGAGGCGGGGCCCTTTGCCGGATTGAATGTGTTGGGCGATGCCAATACCGCCGTGATCAAGGCGCTGCGAGACGCGGGGGCTTTGCTGAGGGAAGAGGACTATGGGCACCGCTATCCTTACGACTGGCGCACGAAGAAGCCGACGATCTTCCGGGCGACGGAGCAGTGGTTTGCGTCGGTCGAGGGTTTCCGCGAGGAAGCGCTCCGGGCTATTAAAGAGGTCGAGTGGATTCCAGCGCAGGGCGAAAACCGGATTACGGCGATGGTGGGCGATCGCTCGGACTGGTGCATCTCGCGCCAGCGCAGTTGGGGCGTGCCAATCCCCGTTTTCTATGACGAGGAAACCAACGAGCCGCTGCTGAATGCCGACACCATCAGCTATGTGCAGAAAATCTTTGCTGAACGCGGTTCCGATGCCTGGTGGGAGATGTCGGTCGAAGAGTTGCTGCCGGAACCCTACCGCAGCAATGGGCGCAGCTACCGCAAGGGCTTCGACACGATGGACGTATGGTTCGATTCTGGATCTTCCTGGGCAGCCGTTGCCCAGCAGCGCGAGGGTTTGCACTATCCCGTAGAAATGTACCTGGAAGGCTCAGACCAGCACCGGGGCTGGTTTCAGTCGAGTCTGCTGACTAGCGTGGCTGTAAATGGTCACGCGCCCTATAAGACTGTGCTAACCCACGGCTTTGCGCTAGACGAGCAGGGCCGCAAGATGAGCAAGTCTCTGGGCAATGTGGTCGATCCGGCCATCGTCATCGAAGGCGGCAAAAACCAGAAGGAGGAGCCAGCCTATGGCGCGGATGTGCTGCGGCTGTGGGTGTCGTCGGTGGACTATACCTCGGATGTGCCGCTGGGCAAAAACATCCTGAAGCAGATGGCAGACGTGTATCGCAAGATCCGCAACACCGCCCGCTTCTTGTTGGGCAACCTGCATGACTTTGACCCAGCGACTCATGCCGTGGCCTATGACGAGCTTCCCGAACTCGACCGCTATATGCTGCACCGAATGACGGATGTGTTTGCCGACATCACGGATGCCTTCAAGACCTACGAGTTTTTCCGCTTTTTCCAGACGGTGCAGAACTTCTGCGTGGTGGACTTGTCGAATTTTTACCTCGACATTGCCAAGGATCGGCTCTACATTAGCGCTGCCGATGCGCCCCGCCGCCGCAGTTGCCAGACCGTGCTGGCCGTAGCAATCGAAAATTTGGCGCGGGCGATCGCCCCTGTCCTGTCTCACTTGGCAGAAGACATCTGGCAATTTCTGCCCTACAAAACCCCCTACCTGTCCGTCTTTGAGTCTGGCTGGGTAAAGCTGGAAGCATCTTGGGAAAATCCCAAACTGGCGGCGAAGTGGGAAAAATTGCGCGATTTGAGAACCGAAGTTAACAAGGTGCTGGAGCAAGCGAGAAACGACAAGGCAATCGGCTCGTCGCTTGAGGCTAAGGTGCTGCTTTATGTAGCCGATGCCGACTTTCGACAGCAGCTTGAGGCACTCAACCCCGCCAGCAGCCTCGGCGGCAACGGCGTAGACGAGTTGCGCTATCTTTTCCTGGCATCTCAGGTCGAGCTGCTCGATGCTCCTGGCATTTTGGCAGACCTGAAATATAGCGCGGAAGCAGGTGACCTGAGCATTGGCGTAGTCGATGCTGAAGGCAAAAAGTGCGATCGCTGCTGGAATTATTCCCCGCACGTTGGCGAGTCTGCTGAGCACCCGCTGCTCTGTGAACGCTGCATTCCGGCGCTGGAGGGAGAGTTTTAG
- a CDS encoding IS1 family transposase (programmed frameshift), with translation MLCPKCESQQVVKNGKATLQDGAVVQKYVCKACRKQFNDRTGTPMARLRTSSTIVTLAMNVRTEGMGVRATGRSFGKSHSTILRWEERLANQLSEWSPTAPETADLTVEGDEVYTRVGENLPPQECEGWTIHFIERETRYWIAAQAGQKRDKLFRQGTKAAWTWASAAQFIRWFSDGERRYGIMLWQLASVTLASGEAHPDYGRRKVWREGLEVAMKIKGSQGQKRVEWVKVEHPFTAISPEHEVHANHNEAHNSALRRRASAYRRRQNLYAKRVAALQRVLDVQRLVHNWVRPHHGLKKDTTPAMAMGYCDRPISMLELLTTRGFASLIR, from the exons ATGCTCTGCCCAAAATGTGAAAGTCAGCAGGTCGTCAAAAACGGCAAGGCTACCCTGCAAGACGGTGCTGTTGTGCAGAAATATGTATGCAAAGCCTGCCGCAAGCAATTCAACGACCGCACTGGCACCCCGATGGCGCGACTGCGAACCTCCTCAACGATTGTGACATTGGCAATGAATGTCCGCACTGAAGGAATGGGGGTACGAGCAACTGGACGGTCTTTTGGCAAATCTCACTCCACCATCCTGCGATGGGAAGAGCGTTTAGCCAACCAACTCAGCGAATGGTCACCAACTGCACCAGAAACAGCAGACCTCACAGTCGAAGGAGATGAGGTCTACACTCGCGTGGGCGAGAACCTTCCCCCCCAG GAGTGCGAAGGATGGACGATCCACTTCATCGAACGAGAGACACGCTACTGGATCGCCGCACAAGCGGGACAAAAACGGGATAAATTATTTCGCCAAGGGACAAAGGCGGCATGGACGTGGGCATCTGCGGCCCAGTTTATTCGTTGGTTTAGTGATGGAGAACGGCGCTACGGCATTATGTTATGGCAACTTGCCAGTGTGACGCTTGCTTCTGGTGAGGCACACCCCGATTATGGGCGACGCAAAGTGTGGCGTGAGGGGTTGGAGGTGGCGATGAAGATTAAGGGGTCGCAAGGTCAGAAGCGAGTTGAGTGGGTGAAAGTCGAGCATCCGTTTACCGCGATTAGCCCTGAGCATGAAGTCCACGCCAATCATAATGAGGCGCACAATAGTGCGTTGAGACGACGGGCAAGTGCCTATCGACGGCGACAGAATTTGTATGCCAAGCGAGTCGCAGCCTTACAACGAGTGTTAGACGTGCAGCGGTTGGTGCATAACTGGGTACGCCCCCATCATGGATTGAAAAAAGATACGACTCCAGCAATGGCAATGGGATACTGTGATCGCCCGATCTCAATGCTTGAATTGCTGACAACCCGAGGCTTTGCCTCCCTCATCCGTTAG
- a CDS encoding IS256 family transposase: MSKDNVIAFQPSETAAFFSDALSELVRQGARQIIAQAVEAELKEFLAQYQSLKDDQGRQAIVRNGYLPERTIMTGVGEVEIQVPKVRDRSGSGIKFNSSLLPPYLKRSQSVEEVLPWLYLKGVSTGDFAEALASLLGAQAKGLSSSTISRLKTQWIEEHQQWQKRSLIGKRYVYIWADGIYFNIRNEDDRQCILVIIGVTDTGTKELLGLEAGFRESELSWKPLLLRLQDQGLKEAPELAIGDGALGFWKALAQVFPTTRVQRCWVHKTANVLNNLPKSQQPKAKSALHEIYMAETKADAQTAFERFIKTYDVKYPKAVECLSKDRDALLAFYDFPAEHWVHIRTTNPIESTFATVRLRTDKTRGCVSQDSILSLVFKLVQSAQKRWLKIRGFKRLGEVIEGVKFKDGIRADQKDDSAARQDAA, encoded by the coding sequence ATGAGTAAGGATAATGTTATTGCATTTCAACCGTCAGAAACAGCCGCATTTTTCAGCGATGCCTTGAGTGAACTAGTACGCCAGGGTGCTCGCCAAATCATTGCTCAAGCTGTTGAAGCAGAGTTGAAAGAGTTTCTCGCCCAGTACCAGTCCCTTAAAGACGACCAGGGACGACAGGCGATCGTTCGCAACGGCTACTTACCAGAGCGAACAATTATGACAGGGGTTGGGGAAGTTGAAATTCAAGTGCCGAAGGTGCGCGACCGCAGTGGCAGCGGTATCAAGTTCAACTCATCGTTGTTGCCCCCGTATCTCAAGCGTTCCCAGAGTGTCGAGGAAGTACTGCCTTGGCTATATCTCAAAGGCGTCTCAACGGGGGATTTTGCAGAAGCGTTGGCATCGTTGCTAGGAGCCCAGGCAAAAGGTTTGTCGTCCAGTACGATTAGCCGACTGAAAACGCAATGGATAGAGGAGCATCAACAGTGGCAGAAACGCTCCCTGATCGGTAAACGCTACGTTTACATTTGGGCAGATGGCATCTACTTCAATATCCGCAACGAGGATGACCGCCAGTGCATTCTGGTTATCATCGGTGTCACCGATACCGGAACCAAGGAACTGCTGGGGTTGGAAGCAGGATTTCGAGAATCTGAATTGAGTTGGAAGCCGTTGTTGTTACGGCTGCAAGACCAAGGGCTGAAAGAAGCTCCAGAGTTGGCAATTGGCGATGGAGCATTAGGGTTTTGGAAAGCGCTAGCGCAAGTCTTTCCCACCACTCGTGTGCAACGGTGCTGGGTGCATAAAACTGCCAATGTGCTCAACAACTTGCCGAAGAGTCAGCAACCGAAAGCCAAATCTGCCTTGCATGAGATCTACATGGCAGAAACCAAAGCCGATGCACAGACAGCATTTGAGCGATTTATCAAAACCTATGATGTCAAGTATCCCAAAGCGGTCGAGTGCTTGTCTAAAGACCGTGATGCGCTGTTGGCATTCTATGATTTTCCGGCTGAACATTGGGTGCATATTCGCACGACCAATCCCATTGAATCGACCTTTGCAACGGTGCGTTTGAGAACGGATAAAACACGAGGTTGTGTTTCACAAGACAGTATTTTGTCGTTGGTGTTCAAGTTGGTACAGAGTGCTCAAAAACGCTGGCTTAAGATTCGAGGGTTTAAGCGACTAGGGGAGGTGATTGAAGGAGTGAAGTTTAAAGATGGGATTCGTGCAGATCAAAAAGACGATTCAGCCGCTCGCCAGGACGCTGCTTAA
- a CDS encoding YlxR family protein codes for MPPPNYRRCLSCRRLAPKTEFWRIVRVYPSQTIQLDCGMGRSAYLCPTASCLQAAQRKDRLGRSLKVSVPEAVYQTLRQRLAVDSTQKPDSLGQAR; via the coding sequence ATGCCACCGCCCAACTATCGTCGCTGTCTCAGTTGCCGAAGACTTGCACCCAAGACAGAGTTCTGGCGAATCGTGCGGGTATATCCGTCTCAGACGATACAATTAGATTGTGGGATGGGTCGCTCGGCTTACCTGTGCCCGACGGCTAGCTGCTTGCAGGCAGCCCAAAGGAAAGATAGGCTAGGGAGGTCATTAAAAGTATCTGTACCTGAAGCCGTTTATCAAACGCTGCGGCAGCGTCTTGCTGTGGACTCCACTCAGAAGCCAGACTCGCTGGGGCAAGCCCGGTGA